TCAGCTAAGGACTGCATACGTTCTAGTCCCAGTTTGGCAACTTCCAGTGGATCTTGCTGCCAGAGATCTTCCCGAAATAATTCAAGAGAAAGCCAGCTTTGATAATCGATCTGTTTTAAAAGCTGGCAGTAATGCGACAAGTCAAGATGTCCGTCTCCTGGTAGAACCCGGTCTGGGTCCATCTGCGTCTCTCGGGGAATGGAATCGACGGCATCGTTAAAGTGAGAAATGGCAATCTGCTCAGGTTTGAGTTTGGCAATCGTCTCCATTGAGCCACCACCCCGAAAGACATGAAATGGATCGAGTACCAATGTTGCCTGTGGGTGTTCCGATTTTTCGACAATTTGTAAGGCATCTTCAATGGTAGTAACATCTTCTACAAATCCTAAAAATTCCACCGCGGGTTTCGCGCCAGCTGTGATTCCCGCTTCTAACAGTTCTCGATAACGCTGTGCCCCCAGGTCATAGTCAGGTTTCTCACGGTGTGGACAGGCAATAACATATTCTGCTCCCAGCCTGGCTGCCAGCTTAATGCGTTCCAGGCAACGATCAAAAACTTGGGCGTATTCTTCAGGTGTAGCAGACCACCAGTCACGCAACATAATCATTGTGGGAATGGCTAGCCCCGTGTCCTGAATTGCTTGTGAAATACTTTTAAGATCGCCACCCTCTGAAATAAATGCTTCAACTTCATCAAACCAGAGCTCAATGCCGCCGTAGCCGGCTTCTGCTGTGATACGAATTTTGTCAAGCAGTGGAGTCGTACGGATTGTACTGGCATTCAGGCTGTAGAGAAAAGAACTCATTGAGGGGGTTCCTTAAAGGAAAAAACGCAGAAACAGTCATAAATTTAGATACTATTTGACGTAAGACTATCAGAGGCGCCTTAAGCTGCCAGGACAGGTTGCATTATCTTGCAGTCTAATGAGTATCGATCAACATATTTTGCATGAAATGCCAGCAATGATCAACTCAATCGATTATAGAAAAGGTTGCTCGACTCTTGTGTGTCAATCCGTCACAATAAGATTGTTCGTTTTAGCCTGATTTAAAACTATCACGATTTAAAAAAAGTTTCGGCGTGCGCTATTTCATTTTTAGAATATGTCTTCAATGATAGATCGTTCTTACTTTCAAATGTTTGCTGTGATCGCAGTGGTCAGTTTACTGATCAGTGGTTGCGGTTCGGAATCACCTGCTCCACAGAAACTTACGGAATCTGAAATTGTAGTCACGCAGGAACAATCACCTGAGCTACGTTCTAAAACCAAGACTTCTCGAAAAAGTACGACTGAATCAAAAACCATAACAGAGGAAACTGTTGACAACAAAAATCTCCATCGCAAGGCCAGTCCCTCAGAAGGGGATACAGAGAAAATAGTAAAAACGGTCTATCGGCCCAGCGATCAGAGACCGGTTCATAACAATCAGAGATTGGCTTTACTGGGCATTCATCTTTATGAATCTCCTCGATTGAAGCTTTATACAGATATCGATCCTGAAGTTGCCGCAAAGTTGCCCCCTGTGATCGATCAGGCATATCTGGCACTGGAAGATTATTTTGGTTCGTTACCTCCGGATCGTGAGGGGACCGAATTTCAGGTGACTGGTTACATTATGCAGAATCGTGAGTTGTTCAAAGAAGCAGGCGTGATTCTTGATTCGTTGCCTAGAATTGTCAATGGCCGCCATCAAGGAGCTCAATTCTGGATGGACTATCAGACCGAGAATTATTATTTACGGCATCTAATGCTCCATGAATATACTCACTGCTTCAGTATGATTATGGAAAACATTGGTGCGCCCGTCTGGTATCTGGAAGGAATCGCTGAATCCATGGCAACACACTCCATCGATCAGAACGGCAAGATTACACTCAATGTGATGCCTCATAATAAAGAGGATTTCGCCGGATTAGGCAGGATATCGCTCATTGAACAGGCTGTGCTAACGTCACCTCCCAAACACATGTTGGAAGTGATGCAATTTGGGCCAGCTGATTATGTTGGAAATAATGAATCCTATGCCTGGTCCTGGGCACTCACACAGTTTTTTGATAAACATCCTCGCTATGCAAAACCATTTCGAGAATTGTCTCGACACATGCAGGGGAGAGCATTTTCACAAAAGATTCAGCAATTGATCAAGGATGATTTTACGAAGATCAATGACGCCTGGTTGTTATTTGCTAAAAACCTGCAACCAGGTTATGACTTTGAGCGAGCAGCCATTTCATTTCGTACAGGACAGCAGTTAGATCAGGCAAATTCATTTGCGGTTGCGAAAATTGCCAGCGATCGTGGCTGGCAATCAAGTGGGATTCGTGTCAAAAAAGGCGATACATATGAACTGATCGCCAAAGGAATGTTTAGCCTGGCAGAGAAACCAAAACCCTGGATGAGTACTGCAGACGGAATCAGTTTTCGTTATTTTAAAGGACAGCCACTCGGACGATTAATCATGTTGATTCGGCCGGACTCTGTTTCAGGAATTTCTGATCGACTTTCAATTTTAGAGGAGTATCCTCTGGGAGCTAGTGCAACCTGGATGGCTCCCGTTTCCGGAACGATTTACTTTCGACTCAATGATGCATGGAATGAACTGGGAGATAACGAAGGCAGTGTTTCGGTCACCGTCACTCGAAAGTAAAAATTATCGTTTAAATTGTGGTCAGATTGGGAGCAGTTTCTTCTCGCTAATATAATCAACACCGTTAACTACCAGGCCAGACGACAGGAATACAAGATGTCAGATCAATCGTACAAGTTTATTGGTTTACAAGATCAAACTTCGCGGAGAAAATTTTTCAAACAGGTTACCGCGTCTGCACTGGCAGGAAGTCTGGTTTCCCCTCTTACTGCAAAGTCAGCAGAGGGACAGGCAGAGTCTTCCAAAAGTAAGATTAAAAAAGCCGTCAAGTATCAGATGATTCTGGAGAAAATTGCGGTTCTCGATAAGTTCAAAATGCTAAAAGATCTGGGATTCGATGGGACGGAGATTCATTATCGCACGAAAGTGGATCCGAAAGAGGTCAGAAAAGCTATTGATGCCACTGGAGTCCAAGTACATGGATTTCTAAACAGTAGTCGTGATGAGTTGAAAGATTCGATTGATCAAGCGAAGTACTATGGTGGGACAAGCGTGCTGGTTGTGGCAGGACGCGTTGATCAGAAAAACCCTTATGATGTTGTTTACCAGCAACAGCAAACCAAGCTAAGAAAGCACCTGCCGTATGCAGAAAAGCAGGGCATCAAATTATTAGTCGAAAATGTCTGGAATAATTTTCTGCTTAGCCCATTAGAGATGGCGCGTTTCATCGACGAGTTGAAGAGTCCTGCTGCTGGAGTTTATTTTGATGTGGGGAATGTGGTTCGTTTTGGCTGGCCAGATCAATGGATTCGTGTGCTTGGTCCACGGATTGTAAAACTGGACATCAAAGAATATAGCCGTAAAAAGCAAATCGACGAAGGGCTCTGGAAGGGTTTTCAAGTGGAGCTCAACGAAGGAGACTGTGATTGGCCATCGGTACGTAAGGCCTTACTAGATATTGGTTACACTCAAGGTTGGGCGACCGCTGAAGTAAAAGGAGGTGATCGTCAAAGATTACAGGATATTTCAGAACGCATGGATCATGCTCTTGATCTTGCCTGATCCAGAGTTGATAATAAATTAATACAATTAAGAAGTGACTTCCCTGTAATTGTCTCCCACAAACATCCTACCACTGGCGAACTCGATGGAAATGGTTCGCTTTATCGAAGACAGAATTCAATATCATCCTGAATGAAAGGTCTTTCCCGTGAACGAACATGCCTCCGATCAACAACCATTACAAGCACGTCGTAATTTTTTGAAACAATCATTGGGGACACTCGCAACGACAGGACTTGTGGTGAATCCTGCACTCACATCGGGGGCTTTTGCTGCCAGTTCAGAAATGATCAAAGTGGGACTGGTTGGTTGCGGTGGACGAGGGACCGGTGCTGCTGCTCAAACATTGAGGGCTGATCCAAATGTGGAACTGGTTGCTATGGCTGATTCTTTTGGTGACCATCTTGAGAAAAGTTATCAGAATCTCAAGAAGACCGAAGTTCAGGACCGTGTGAAAGTAGATGCGGAACACAAATTTGTCGGATTTGATGCATTTCAGAAGTTAATTGACTCCGGTGTTGATCTGGTACTCCTGGCAACGCCGCCTCATTTCCGCCCTCAGCATTTAAAAGCCTGTATTGATGCTAATAAACATGTCTTTTGCGAAAAACCTGTAGCTGTGGACGCTCCCGGAATTCGTTCGGTTTTAAAATCGACTGCAGAAGCCAAGCAGAAAAATTTAACGATTGTTTCCGGGCTTTGCTGGCGTTACGAAACCGGTATGCAACAAATGGTTGATAAGATTCATAATGGTGGGATTGGTGATATTATTTCACTACATAGTACGCGCTATCTTGGTGGCGTTGCCAAAATGGTGAAGCGAAAACCTGAGTGGTCAGATATGGAATACCAGATGCGTAACTGGTATTACTATACTTGGCTCTCTGGTGATTTTAACACAGAACAGTTTGTGCATGAGCTAGATAAACAGTCCTGGGTGATGGGCGAGTATCCCGTACGTTGTTATAGCGTGGGGGGGCGGCAAACGCGTACTGGTGAAGACTACGGTCACATTTATGATCACTTCAGTACGGTGTATGAGTATGCCAACGGAGCCAAATACGTTGCGTCTACGCGACACCAGCAAGGTTGCAGTTCCATGTTCGTGGATACTGTTTCTGGTACGGAAGGTACAGCGACTCTGATGAAGTATCGGATCGAAGGGAAAAATCCCTGGAAGGGAGCCCGCCGACGTACCAATATGCATCAATTGGAACACAACGAAATGTATAAGGCACTCCGAAATGGCGACGTCATCAATAACGGCGAATACATGGCCAACAGCTCGATGATGGGAATTATTGCTCGGATGTCCGCTTATACCGGCAAAACACTCACTTGGGAACAAGCCATGAATTCAAAGGAAGACCTCTCTCCTGAGAAATATGATATGGCAATGTCTTTACCGACACCTGAAGTCGCCACACCTGGAGTGACTCCATTTGTTTAATCTGCTATTGAAATGAAGCGAGTTCAGGTATATTGAACAACCGGCGTGAATGATACATGCCGGTTGTTTTTTTGAATATAAAACAATTCCATAAACTAATTATATGCTGTGTATATTTTTTATCTGGGGGGATGTGATGAGGTCGCTCGCTTATTCACTTCTATATTTAGGTGTCATGATTTCAACCTGTTTGATTCAAAATGATGCTCGATTATGGGCAGGTAAGAATTCGGCAGAACAGAAACCGGCAGAGTCAAAACTAACGCTCTCTCGTGAAAAGAATATGCTCTATATTCATGGAGATCATATTCCGGGTGGAAAAATCCCCATCTATTATCTGGAGGCTTACTGTCGTGCGAATTCCACTGATGCCGACTGGGTGAAACACACTGTTGTGAAACATGAGACTCAGACACTTTCGATGAATGAAGATCGGACGGTGCTCAAGTTGAAGTGCACTGTAGCGGACGGAATGACCGTGCATCACAAGATTACCGCGAAAGATGATGAAGTTGATTTCCAGTTAGTTGCCCACAATCCTACAAAACAGCGTTCCGAAGTACATTGGGCACAACCATGCATTCGTGTGGGGGATTTCACAGGTCTGGGAAAGTCAGCTACGGATGATAAATATGCCTATATTAAAAAGTCATTTATTTTTCTGGATGGAAAGCCAGCATTGATGCCGACAAAAAATTGGGCCACCAAGGCGCGCTACATTCCGGGACAGGTTTGGTGTCCGATCAATGTACCTCGTACCGATGTCAATCCCCGTCCTTTAAGCAAGAACGTTCCCAGTAATGGCTTAATTGGTTGCTATAGTGCTGATAATCAGTGGATTTTTGCGACGGCCTTCGAACCGTATCAGGAGCTGTTTCAAGGTGTCATTCGGTGTTTGCATGCAGACTTTCGTCTGGGAGGTTTAAAACCAGGTGAGACCAAAACAATTCGGGGGAAAGTGTATATTGTTCCTGCGGATATGGATGCCTTTGTGAAACGCTATGAACGCGATTTTCCCGAACATACGAAACACAACAAGTAGGATCGTTTTTAAATTAGCGATATCAACGATTGACCGTGGTCGGTTCACTAACGCGCGTAACCAGTTTTTTAGCATCCGCACCACTGATGGTGACCTCGAATTCACCATCTCCCGAGCTAATTGATTTAACAAGAATGGTGTAACGCAGGAAAGCATCCGCTGGAAGCTCTCTCACTGGAGAAACCTTTAAAATGTTTTGATTTACTTCAGGACGTAAATTCAGTTTTTGATTTCCCTGATGTGCTTCGACGGAAACGACGCGAAACATACGCGGAATCTTTGCCTGCAGAGAAATATCTCTGGCAGGTTGTAAGCCTCGGTTTTCGATACTGACTTCATAGGTTGTCTCTTCGCCACGCGTAATCGGGTCTTTTGTATCTCGGACCCGCACATCCAGGACACCTTGTAGGGGTGCCACTTTTAAACAGGCTGAGGCCTGTTCATTTGGAAGCTCAGGACTGGAGACCATGACCTGTAAGCAGGCATGTTCGGCCGCAACCTCACAATCAAATTCGACTTGTAACTGAACCCCTTCCCCTTTACGGATCTTGTCTAATGACCATTTCAATTGCCCTGTCTCACGTTCTGAACCAATAGAAGCTTCGCGTGGAACAAAGACTGCGTCATAAGAGATGACTGCCTGAATATTATTTAAATCGACATCTGACACATTTGACAATTTCACAATATATTCTGCACGACTTCCAACGGTTCTCAGGGAAGGGCCGATGACTGACAGGTCCAGTTGTTTCTTCTCGTATTCTACACAGACAGATTTCCAGACCAGTTCTTCTCCATTGGCAATGGCGCGAAACCGGCAGCAATGATTTCCTAGAATATCGCTGTAGAGTGTTAACGAAATTTCCTTGGACTCACCTGGCTGCAAGGTCCCCAGACGTTGTCCGATTTTCTTTTCACGTCTCCCCGGAAAGAGGAACTCGGTATCAAATTCACACTCGACAAGTACGTTTCTGACGGCACGGTCTCCAACATTTTTGGCAATGACATAGAATGTTGCACCACTCCCCAACTGTCGTTTGGGGATGACATCCACAGACAATTCCAGCGGGCCTGTTGTTGCGGGGGCTGTCATCTTTGGACCAGATTGCAATTTTGGACCAGACTTTGACTGTGGGGATTTTTTTAGATAATCCGGACGTTTTAACTCTGGCCGAGGAGAGATCCGTTCGGGTAGATCACGGGGCTGAGGTGGCAGATTCCGATTCACAGATTCAGGAACAGCAAACAAATCTTTTTCAGGCTCTGAGTTCTGTGGTTGTTTTTGGCGAATGGTCTCCGGATTAACCCTCTGTGTTTCCCGAGATTGTGAAGTGGGGTTTTGTGGAGGATTCTCCAATGATTCATTTTGCGGATCTAATGGTGGCGGATTAGTCAGTTTCCAGGAGGAACGTTGTCCCGGCGCAAGGGAAGAGCAGGCAGATACAACCGCTGTGAGCATTAACAGTAGCAGCATTCCTGAAGTAGGTTTCGAAAATGGCCGAATCTGACTACCCGGCATGTACAGACCTCAATCCTCAATAAATTAAAAGTAAACGTATCTCTTTAAAGTTTACCATGCAAACTTGAGTTCAACAGAGAAAGAATAAGGTGTTTTTTTAAATAGTAAGAGCGTTAAAATGGATATGAAATCTACTTTCATCCGCATTACATTTCTCGTGACCAATGAAACGATTCAAACGAATGATAGGCCTGATTCTCAGGAATTATCGATACAGTTTTATGCAATGAGAGAAACATGATAAAACGTGCGGAAATCAGTGAGATGCAGACTCCTTTCAATTAACAAATAAGCTCATAGTCTTTAGACTAAAACAATTAAGACGATGGTTTGGTTTGCGACTATCAGCCAGATCCCAATGGCGATTTCCCACTCCTCATAGGTCGTTTTTTTGTAATACTGAAAACGAATAAGGTACGATTTTGAACGTATTTGTGTCTGAATTTCTCTGTAGTGGGGCCTGTGAGATATCAAGTAGGGATGCTTCTATACTGGTAGAAGGAACCGCGATGTTAGAGGCGGTGATCGCTGATTTGATCTCCATCCCCAATTACAACATTATCACATGCATACAGGAAGATCTGACAACAGCCATTCCCAATTTCAGTCAATGGGAACAGGATGGTCGTTTGCAAGTCCATCGAGTGGGTGATCCAAGGGAGGAACAAGCTTGCTTCGAACAAGCTTGTCGACAGTCTGATATTGTATGGATTATCGCTCCGGAATTTGATGAAATTCTTTCTTCAAGAACCGAGCGAGCAATCCAATTGGGGGCATATGTTGTTGGTTCTGATTTGAAATCGATTAACCTGTCTGCGGATAAGTGGCGATTGTATGAATTTTTACATGATCGCTCGATTCCTACGATCTCAACTTTATTACTTGAAAGTCAACAGCTGACTTTCCCTTGTACCTTTCCCTGTGTCATCAAACATCGTTTTGGTGCAGGAGGTTTGGGATTGCATTATTTCACACAGCTTGATGACTGGCAGGAACAATTCTCGCATAGACAAGTAAATCATTCAGAATATATCGTGCAACCTTTTGTTTCTGGCAAGATGCTTTCCGCAGTGGTTCTGGTCAATTCCCATTGCAGAGAGTTTTTCCCCATAGGAGAACAGCGGATCTGCTGGGAATCCGGTTTTCAATATCAGGGAGGAGCGATCCCGAGTGAGCTTGCCATTGATGTGACGCAATCCGTTCAGAATCTACTCCAACGTTTGTGTAATGAGTTACCGGGCCTTGCGGGATATGTGGGATTTGACCTTCTACTGCCAGACGAGAACCCCACGGATCCATTGGTTGTCGAAATCAATCCGAGATTGACAACAAGCTATACGGGTTATCGTCAACTCACACAGGAGAATCTGGCTCAACGGATTGTTGATTCTGAAACGGCCTTCCCATTACTCAAGTGGGACGAAACACGGGGAGTTCAATTTCGACCCGATGGAACTGTTTTAATCAACCAGATGCAGTCTTAGAGAGTAGTTCAATTGATGTATGTGATTGGTTTGGATATTGGTGGTGCAAACATCAAATCAGCGGACAGCGATGGTGCCGCCAGGACGATTCCATTTGCGCTTTGGAAAACTCCTCAATTGTTAAAAGCAACATTACAGGAGTTACTCTCAGGTTTTCAACGTCCCGATCTGGTGGCGGTAACGATGACAGGTGAATTAGCGGACTGCTTCCCAACAAAAGCGACGGGTGTAGATCAAATTTTATCTGCAACCGAAGAAGCGGTGGCTCCTGTTCCCTTAGTTGTCTGGCAGACAGGGGCAGAGTTCCTGCCAACTGATATCGCCAGAGAATTTCCACTATTGGTTGCTGCCGCGAATTGGCATGCACTGGCGACTTGGCTAGGCCGGATGATTCCTGATCAAAATGGGATTCTGTTAGATATTGGATCAACGACCACAGACATTATTCCATTAGAAAATGGTATTCCCATTGCGGAAGGACTGACGGACGTTGAGCGATTGCTTTCTCGCGAGTTGGTTTATACTGGTGGACGTCGGACGCCACTTGCGATGATTGATCAGCAGGTCCCGTTCCGAGGTCAATGGTGTCCATTAGCGGCAGAATGTTTTGCCACGGCATTGGATCTCTATTTACTGCTCGAGGAGAATACCGAGAATCTGCATGATCACGATACGGCTGATGGAAATCCGGCGACTCAAGATAACGCTTATGCTCGAATTGCCCAGTCTGTTTGTTGTGATGTTTCAGAAATGACAAGAGCAGAGGCCGTGGAAGTTGCTCATTATCTGGCTGAGCAACAGCAGAAGCAGATTAACCAGGCTTTAAATCAAGTCGTGGATCAAATGTCAGTACCACCAATGGCAGTATTGATGAGTGGAAGTGCCGTTTTTCTGGCCGAAAAAATTATTAGAGCTCACCCGGTTTTAAGCGAGACTGTCATTACAAATGTCGCAGAAATCTTTGATCGATCGATTTCGAATGCGGCCTGTGCGTTTGCCGTCGCGCGCCTGGCGGCAGAAAGGGTTCGGATTTAATAGATTGTTGCTTAGGATCTGTCGTCAGCTAATCTGGAGTTAGTAATCATTGAATTATATAAGTCTATTGAAAATAAACGCTTATATGATTGTGCGTAGTGCAGTTATGACCACTTTCTTTACGGTTTCCTAGTCTAAGAGTGGTTGACTCATTTTTCATACTTGTGTTATCTTTCGCCTCTTGTAAGTGCTTACTGGCGATCGTTTTTTGAGCCAAAGTCATTTTTCCTGCTGCCATATTTTCCAGCCGAACGGATGGAATCAGGGATATGGTGCAGTGTTTACTGTATTTTGATTGGAACTGTGACTAAAAACATAAAGCCGAAATAACTTCCCTCATTCAGCGATGGAGCGCGAAAATATGTGTGGAATTGTCGGATATATCGGACATCGAGAGGCGGGGTCTGTATTGATCCAAGGTCTGCAAAAACTGGAATATCGGGGATATGACAGTTCCGGTGTTGCCATTCATGAGAGTCCTTCTATCCAGATTCGTAAGAAAAAAGGCCGGGTCTCCGAAATGGCGGCGCTCTTTAAAGCGAGTCCTGTTGCAGGAACATTGGGAATTGGCCATACACGCTGGGCAACACATGGTGAGACCAATGACCAAAATTCACACCCGCATGTTGGGGGTAACGGAGAAGTCGTCATTGTGCATAACGGAGTCATTGAAAATTATTCTTCGCTCCGCACTCAGCTACAGGCACTGGGATATGTTTTCCGTACAACGACTGATACAGAAACTGTTGCGCATTTACTGTCTCATCATCTGGAAGAGCAGATTAAGCTGGGCGCTGATCCGTCAGAGCTTTCGACCTATCTTAAAGTTGTCGAAATTACGCTATCGAAATTAAAGGGAACTTATGGCTTGGTGATCATGTTCCAGGATCTTCCCAATCTGTTGATAGCGGCTCGATTGGGAAGCCCGTTAGTGATCGGTGTGGGCAAAGGGGAACATTTTATTGCCAGCGATGCAAGTCCTCTGATTGGATATACTGATGAAGTCATCTATCTCTCTGATCATGAGATCGCAGTTATCACTGAAGATGAAGTTGAAGTCATTCACCGCGATGAGGGTCAGCAGAAATTATCGATTCAGACTTTAGATCAGGTAAGTGTTGATTCCGATCTGGGTGACTTTGAGCATTACATGCTGAAAGAAATCTTTGAGCAGCCTCAGACACTTGAGAATGCGATGCGAGGTCGTATTGATGAAGATGAGGCAACCGCGAAATTTGGTGGATTGAACCTGTCTGCGCAGCAGCTGAGAAACATTGACCGAGTCGTCTTAACGGCTTGTGGAACGAGTTGGCATTCTGGATTAGTAGGTGAGTATCTCCTGGAAGAATTTGCCAGGATACCAACCGAGGTCGAATATGCTAGTGAATTACGGTATCGGAATCCTCCAATTTCAAACGATACCATGATTTTCGCCATTACCCAAAGTGGTGAAACGGCAGATACTCTGGCAGCGATGAGAGAATGCAAACGAAAAGGTCATCCCACATTGGCGATTTGTAATGTGGTTGGCTCTTCAATCGCCCGTGAAGCAGATGGTGGAATTTATTTGCATGCCGGTCCTGAAGTGGGAGTGGCTTCGACCAAAGCCTTTACATCCCAGGTGATGGTCATGATTCAATTGGCACTATTTTTGGGGAGAATGAGGCATCTCTCTTACCCTGCAGGTCGCAGAATTATTGATGCGATCCAAAAAATTCCCGATCAAATTCAGAAATGTCTTGAGTGTAATGATCTCATCAAAGACATTTCCAACAAGTACTGTAATTTCAATAATTTTCTCTATCTGGGTCGGCTTTATAATTTTCCCGGGGCATTGGAGGGGGCACTGAAACTCAAAGAGATCAGCTATATACACGCTGAAGGTTACCCGGCAGCCGAAATGAAACATGGCCCGATTGCGCTGGTTGACGAAGAGACCCCCAGTGTTTTTGTTGTTCCACGCGGACAGATATATCCCAAAGTCATGAGTAATCTGGAAGAGGTGAAAGCGCGTAAAGGGCCTGTGATTGCCATTGCCTGTGAAGGGGACAAAAAAATTGCTGATATTGCTGACGATGTCATTTATGTCCCAGACGTTGAAGATTTCTTACAGCCTCTCGTTACCGCGATTCCGTTGCAACTCTTATCATATCATATCGCTGTATTACGAGGCTGTAATGTAGACCGCCCCCGGAACCTGGCAAAGAGTGTTACAGTAGAGTAGTGAAATCAGGGAAGAGCAAAGGCTGGTTTCTGTGTTTCTGATGTTGAAAAAGGACTTTCATTCTTGAGAAAACATGGGCTTTCTCCCTGAAAACAGCAAAATACAGACATACCTCTCCTGAAAGTGCGAAAATTAAACTTTCCTGATTTGGTTTAATTCTGCGTTCCGCATAGAATGACTGATGAGGTACCCGGTAATTACCTGATCGATGTTCTTAAGCTCGATGAGGCGTCTGTCTGCCAGCTGAATTGGCGTACAAGCCTTCTTAAGCAGATAGGTAATGCAATCCATCTGCAAAACTGGATGTAGTAAAATGAAAGTAATTCTGGCAAATCCCCGTGGTTTCTGCGCGGGCGTCAATATGGCAATTGAATGTCTCGAAGAAGTCATTCGGATTTTTGGTAGTAATATTTATGTCTATCATGAAATCGTACATAACAAACATGTCGTGAATCGGTTTACCGAGCAAGGTGTGGTTTTTGTTGATTCCGTGAGCGATGTTCCCGAAAATTCGATTCTCGTGTTCAGCGCGCACGGTGTTTCCCCTGTGATTCGTCAGCAGGCGCGCGACAGAAACATTCGTACGATTGACGCGACTTGTCCTCTGGTGACCAAAGTTCATACGGAAGCAATTAAATATGCAAATGCGGGCTATAACATTATTCTGATTGGTCATGAAGGACATGATGAAGTCATAGGCACAATGGGTGAAGCTCCTGAAAGTATTACCTTGATCGAGACCCCAGAAGAAGTCGCAGCTTTGGAATTTTCTGAGGATGACAAATTAGCTTATCTCACGCAAACAACATTGAGTGTTGATGAAGCAGGCAGAGTCATCGAAAGTCTTACAAAAAAGTATCCTGGTATCGAGAGTCCACCCAAAGCCGATATCTGTTATGCGACAACAAATCGTCAAGAAGCGGTTTCGGAACTTGCACAGCAAGTCGATCTTGTATTGGTCTTAGGTAGTCAGAATAGTTCCAATAGTAAGCGACTGATGGAAATCGGAAAGTCTGCTAAAAAGCAGGCTTATCTAATTGATGGTGTGAATGAGTTATTAC
The Gimesia aquarii DNA segment above includes these coding regions:
- the ispH gene encoding 4-hydroxy-3-methylbut-2-enyl diphosphate reductase; translated protein: MKVILANPRGFCAGVNMAIECLEEVIRIFGSNIYVYHEIVHNKHVVNRFTEQGVVFVDSVSDVPENSILVFSAHGVSPVIRQQARDRNIRTIDATCPLVTKVHTEAIKYANAGYNIILIGHEGHDEVIGTMGEAPESITLIETPEEVAALEFSEDDKLAYLTQTTLSVDEAGRVIESLTKKYPGIESPPKADICYATTNRQEAVSELAQQVDLVLVLGSQNSSNSKRLMEIGKSAKKQAYLIDGVNELLPEWLEECEAILITAGASAPEVVVQELVQHLEDHYQAEVENAVVREESVRFPLPKELRILQSK